TTTAACCTTTTTGTACATGAGGCCCCCATGCCCTCGCTGACCTGGATTGGCAAAGACGCCGTTTTGAATCACCACCTGGATGTCCCTTATCGGGTTCTGGAAAAGAAATACGATTTTGGCGATGGCGAGCCGGGCAACAAGATTATCCACGGCGACAACTTGGAAGCACTCAAATCTCTGCTCCCTGAATACGAAGGTCGCGTCAAATGCATCTACATTGATCCGCCGTATAACACGGGCAACGAGAACTGGGTCTATAACGACAATGTGAACAGCCCGAAAATCAAGAAGTGGCTGGGGCAAGTGGTAGGGAAGGAATCCGAGGACTTGACCCGTCACGACAAGTGGCTTTGCATGATGTACCCGCGCCTTAAGTTGTTGCAGAAATTGTTGAGCAATGACGGGGCGATTTTTATAAGCATCGATGATAACGAACAGGCGAATCTGAAGTTGGTTTGTGACGAGATATTTGGGGTTGGGAATTTTGTAGCTCAGGTGATATGGGAAAGAGCATATGCACCAGTTAATCTGAAAAAACATTTTTCTGAAAGTCATGATTACATTTTGTGTTATGCAAAAAAAGTAGAGAATCTTGTTTGTAACGGATTGCCAAGGTCTGAAGATGCCAATAGTAGATACTCAAATCCAGACAATGATCCAAGAGGTGCTTGGAAAGCATCGGATTGTTCTGTCGGCCCTGTAGTAGAAGAAAAAGTGTATGAAATTGAGTTGCCATCAAAAAGAAAAGTTTTACCATCAAAAGGGAGATGTTGGCTTTATACAAAAGAAAGATTTGCAGAAATGGTAGCCGATAATCGTATATGGTTTGGACCTGATGGAAATAGTGTTCCTGCCGTGAAAAAGTTTCTTTCAGAAGTAAAGCAGGGAATAACCCCAATGACTATTTGGAAGTATACAGAGGTTGGACATTCTCAGGAAGCGACAAAAAAACTAAAAGAAATATTTGATGGTAAAGCGGTTTTTGATTACCCAAAATCAGTAGATTTGTTAAAAAGATGTTTTGAATTGTACTCCGACAAATCCTCCATCGTCCTCGATTCCTTCGCGGGTTCCGGCACCACGGCCCATGCTGTGCTGAACTTGAACAAACAAGATGGTGGCAACCGCAAGTTCATCCTTGTCGAAATGGAAGATTACGCAGAAACCATCACTGCTGAACGCGTCCGCCGCGTAATTGGTGGTTACGGCGAAGGCAAGAATGCCGTTGAAGGCACCGGCGGTTCATTCGCCTACTACGAACTGGGTCCAGAACTTTTGAAGGATGGTTTTATCAACGAAGATGTCCCGGAGCGGACCATTCGCGAATACCTCTATTACACCGAAACAAACCATGCTTTGCCGCAAAGCAACAATGGGCATCCGGCTCATCTAGGGAACTTCGAAGGCGTCGCCTACTATTTCCTTTACAACAAGGACGAAACAACGACGCTTGATGCAACTTTTCTTGCGTCAATTTCGGAGAAGGCCGACCGCTATGTCATCTATGCGGACAACTGCATCATGCCGCAAAAATTCCTGTTTGACCACGACATCACCTTCAAGAAAATCCCGCGTGATATCCGGAGGTTCTAATGATTCTCAAGCAATACCAGAAAGACATCATCGAAGATTTGACCCGCTATTTGGAAATTCTCCAAAAGACAAAGAACATTTCGGAGAGTTTCAATGAATTCTGGCGGTTGCATCCACGGACTCCGCTCACTCCGTTTCCCGGCGAAATCGTGGAACCCTACAAGAACAATGTTGCAGGTGTTCCTCATGTGTGTCTGAAGGTACCGACTGCTGGTGGAAAAACATTCATTGCCGCCAATGCGTTGAGAGCGATTTTTTCAATTTTCCCGCAAGACCATGCAAAGACTGTCGTGTGGCTTGTTCCGTCAAATTCCATCCTTGAACAGACCATTCGCAATTTTTCGAACCCGGAACATCCATATCGCGAACAGTTGAATGCGG
Above is a genomic segment from Fibrobacter sp. UWB5 containing:
- a CDS encoding site-specific DNA-methyltransferase; protein product: MPSLTWIGKDAVLNHHLDVPYRVLEKKYDFGDGEPGNKIIHGDNLEALKSLLPEYEGRVKCIYIDPPYNTGNENWVYNDNVNSPKIKKWLGQVVGKESEDLTRHDKWLCMMYPRLKLLQKLLSNDGAIFISIDDNEQANLKLVCDEIFGVGNFVAQVIWERAYAPVNLKKHFSESHDYILCYAKKVENLVCNGLPRSEDANSRYSNPDNDPRGAWKASDCSVGPVVEEKVYEIELPSKRKVLPSKGRCWLYTKERFAEMVADNRIWFGPDGNSVPAVKKFLSEVKQGITPMTIWKYTEVGHSQEATKKLKEIFDGKAVFDYPKSVDLLKRCFELYSDKSSIVLDSFAGSGTTAHAVLNLNKQDGGNRKFILVEMEDYAETITAERVRRVIGGYGEGKNAVEGTGGSFAYYELGPELLKDGFINEDVPERTIREYLYYTETNHALPQSNNGHPAHLGNFEGVAYYFLYNKDETTTLDATFLASISEKADRYVIYADNCIMPQKFLFDHDITFKKIPRDIRRF